Below is a window of Desulfarculaceae bacterium DNA.
TGGCAGCCCTCCTTGCTCCCCTGGAGCAGTTGGCCCCCCATAACTAAAAGGGTAGCAGACCTGGGCGGCCGGGAGGAAGGGGGCTGAAGAGGGTTCAGCGAATCTGGAGGGCGGCCTCGCGGGCCTGGGCCTGCACTCGTTCCAGCTCGGGGCTGGGGATGTACTCCAGGGGCTGGGGATCCACCAGGCGCAGACAGGCCTCGGGCAGGGCGACGGCCTGGGCCTGGAAGCGCTCCTGGGCCGCGCGCCAGCCGGGCTCCGGGGCCAGGCGGTGGCCGTCGGCCATCACCTTTTCCAGCAGCGGCCGGCCGGGCTGCTGTTCATCGCGCAGGCCCAAGACATCGTGGGTCATCAGGCCGTCAGGGCCGTGGTGGCGCCAGAGCTGCTTGGCCGAGGCCCAGGTCTCCTTGCCGGTGGAGAGCTTGAGGGTGGGGCGGCCGTCGTAGTTGACCAGCTTGTAGGCCAGGTCCAGATAGGGCGCGTCGGCCGAGGAAGCCATCTTGGTGCCCACTCCGAAGGTGTTCACCGCCGCCCCTTGGCTGACCAGCTCGTGGATGCGGGTCTCGTCCAGGCTGCCCGAAACCACCACCCGGGCGTCCTTTAGGCCCGCCTGGTCCAGAATCTCGCGGGCCTTCCGGCTCATGCCCACCAGATCGCCCGAATCCAGGCGCACCCCCACCAGCTGGTGGCCCGCCGCCTTGAGCTCGGCGGCCACCCGCACCGCGCGGTGCAGGCCCTCCATGCTGTCGTAGGTGTCCACCAGGAGCACGGTGCCCTTGGGGAAGGTGTCGGCAAAGGCGCGGAAGGCGGCCAGCTCGTCGCCGAAGGCCTCCACAAAGGCGTGGGCCATGGTGCCGATGGGCATGGTGCCCAGGTCGCGGGAGGCCTCCACGTTGCTGGTGCCCGCGAACCCGGCGATGGCCGAGGAGCGGGCCGCGGCCCAGCCCGCCTCACGCCCCTGGGTGCGCCTGAGGCCGAAGTCCACGCAGGCGCGGCCCTGGGCAGCTAGGGCGCAGCGGGCCGCCTTGCTGGCCAGGGTGGAGTGCAGGTTGAGGATCTGGATCAGCCTGGTCTCCACCAGCTGGGCCTCGATGAGCGGGGCGGTGATCTCGATGAGCGGCTCGCCCGCGAAGCAGACCGTGCCCTCGGGCAGGGCCCAGGCCTCGCCGCTGAAGCGCAGCCCGGCCAAAAAGTCGAGGAACCCGGGGGTGAAGCGGTCCAGGGAGCCAAGGTACTCGATCTCATCCGGGGTGAAGCGGAAGCGCTCCAGATAGTCCAGGGCGTCGGCCAGGCCGGCGGCCAGGATGTAGCCCCGCTGGGCGGGCAGGCCATGGGCGAAGAGGCTGAAGGTGGCCGTGCGGTTCATGCCGTGGCCGTGATAGGCCGCGGACATGGTCAGCTGATAAAAGTCGGTGTGCAGGGCCTGGTAGTTCTGGCTCATGAGTCCCGCAATTCTGGAGAAACCGGGTTTAAGGCTCGCACAAAACTACGGCCTGAGGCCCGGGCTGTCAACGAAAAGCAGGCCTCGCTCCGGGTTGACACCCGGGCGGAGCGCATGTAAAAAAAGGAACAAACTGGGCTAGATTGGCCTTTTTCCGCCACCTGTCACAACCCGGACCGCCCTTGGTTTCAAAGAACCTCAAAATCCTCGTCATTGACGACGACTTCATCATGCGCGACGCCTGCCGGGAGACCCTGGAGCGGGTGGGCCACGCGGTGGAGCTGGCCGAGGACGGGCAGAGCGGCCTGGCCCTGTTCATGCGCTGGGCCTATGACGTGGTGCTGCTGGATTTGCGTATGCCGGGCATGGACGGGCTCACCGTACTGCGGCACATCCGGGAGCAGGACCCCGAGGCGGTGGTGATCATCATCAGCGGCCACGGCTCCATCTCCACCGCGGTGCAGGCCATGAAGCTGGGCGCCTTCGACTACGTGGCCAAGCCCTTTACCCCGGACGAACTCAGGCAGGCGGTGGACAAGGCGGGCGAAAAGCGCCGCCTGGAGCTGGAGAACGCCTATCTGCGGGCCGAGCTGGACCGGCGCACCGCGGCCAACCACCTGATCCACCAGAGCAGGGCCATGGCCCAGGTCATGGAGACCGCGCTCAAGGTGGCCCCCACCGACACCACGGTGCTCTTGACCGGCGAGTCGGGCACGGGCAAAGGGCTCCTGGCCCGCCTGCTGCACGAGCACTCCAAGCGATCCGAAAACCCCTTCGTGCCGGTGGACTGCTCCACCCTGGTGCCCACCCTGTTCGAGTCCGAGCTCTTCGGCCACGTGAAGGGCTCCTTCACCGGGGCGGCGGACGACAAGATCGGCAAGTTCGAGCTGGCCGGCGGGGGCAGCCTGTTCTTCGACGAGGTAGGCAACATCTCCCTGGAGATGCAGGCCAA
It encodes the following:
- a CDS encoding sigma-54 dependent transcriptional regulator, whose translation is MVSKNLKILVIDDDFIMRDACRETLERVGHAVELAEDGQSGLALFMRWAYDVVLLDLRMPGMDGLTVLRHIREQDPEAVVIIISGHGSISTAVQAMKLGAFDYVAKPFTPDELRQAVDKAGEKRRLELENAYLRAELDRRTAANHLIHQSRAMAQVMETALKVAPTDTTVLLTGESGTGKGLLARLLHEHSKRSENPFVPVDCSTLVPTLFESELFGHVKGSFTGAADDKIGKFELAGGGSLFFDEVGNISLEMQAKLLKAVEDRAICKVGSNRVIRVDTRLIAATNQNLTHAVSQGSFRQDLFYRLNVVHIHLPPLRERPEDVPILADHFLERFRYLAPTRVRGFTPRALEALTSYSWPGNVRELGNAVQRLVVLASKPLIDRDDLEAAGTCKVERHQETGLTLAEVERRHILGTLKRLGGRRSETAKVLGIDRKTLRNKIIRYEIDAELERLL
- a CDS encoding nicotinate phosphoribosyltransferase; translated protein: MSQNYQALHTDFYQLTMSAAYHGHGMNRTATFSLFAHGLPAQRGYILAAGLADALDYLERFRFTPDEIEYLGSLDRFTPGFLDFLAGLRFSGEAWALPEGTVCFAGEPLIEITAPLIEAQLVETRLIQILNLHSTLASKAARCALAAQGRACVDFGLRRTQGREAGWAAARSSAIAGFAGTSNVEASRDLGTMPIGTMAHAFVEAFGDELAAFRAFADTFPKGTVLLVDTYDSMEGLHRAVRVAAELKAAGHQLVGVRLDSGDLVGMSRKAREILDQAGLKDARVVVSGSLDETRIHELVSQGAAVNTFGVGTKMASSADAPYLDLAYKLVNYDGRPTLKLSTGKETWASAKQLWRHHGPDGLMTHDVLGLRDEQQPGRPLLEKVMADGHRLAPEPGWRAAQERFQAQAVALPEACLRLVDPQPLEYIPSPELERVQAQAREAALQIR